A region of Halalkaliarchaeum desulfuricum DNA encodes the following proteins:
- a CDS encoding aconitase X swivel domain-containing protein: MTGETDDRVTEEAIDGRAITDGRGEGEVLRSSEPVSFYGAVDLSTGEFIEEGHELEGHNVAGKVLVFPRGKGSTVGSYVLYGLAKNGVAPAAILNEETETIVATGAILGEIPCMDSLSAPLSSLPEGERVVVDADAERVLVDGCEVE, translated from the coding sequence ATGACTGGAGAGACGGATGATCGAGTGACGGAAGAGGCGATCGACGGGCGCGCGATCACCGACGGGCGCGGCGAAGGCGAGGTGCTCAGGTCCTCGGAACCGGTCAGCTTTTACGGCGCGGTCGACCTGAGCACGGGTGAGTTCATCGAGGAGGGCCACGAACTCGAGGGCCACAACGTGGCCGGCAAGGTGCTCGTTTTCCCGCGGGGGAAGGGATCGACCGTCGGATCGTACGTGCTGTACGGGCTCGCGAAGAACGGCGTCGCGCCGGCGGCGATCCTCAACGAGGAGACCGAGACGATCGTGGCAACGGGTGCGATCCTCGGGGAGATCCCCTGCATGGACTCGCTTTCGGCACCGCTGTCGTCGCTTCCCGAGGGCGAGCGCGTCGTCGTCGACGCCGACGCCGAACGCGTGCTCGTCGACGGTTGCGAGGTGGAGTGA